In the genome of Coregonus clupeaformis isolate EN_2021a unplaced genomic scaffold, ASM2061545v1 scaf2345, whole genome shotgun sequence, one region contains:
- the LOC123488460 gene encoding extensin-like, whose product TPYPYNSTPYPYNSTPYPYNSTPYRYNSTPYPYNSTPYPYNSTTYPYNSTPYPYNSTPYPYNSTPYPYKSTPYPYNSNPYPYNSTPYPYNSSPYPYNSNPYPYNSTPYPYNSSPYPYNSTPYPYNSTPYPYNSTLYPYNSTLYPYNSTPYPYNSIPYSYNSTPYPYNSTPYPYNSTPYRYNSTPSSYNSTPYRYNSTPFPYNSTPYPYNSTPYPYNSTPYPYNSTS is encoded by the coding sequence TACTCCCTACCCCTACAACAGTACTCCCTACCCCTACAACAGTACTCCCTACCCCTACAACAGTACTCCCTACCGCTACAACAGTACTCCCTACCCCTACAACAGTACTCCCTACCCCTACAACAGTACTACCTACCCCTACAACAGTACTCCCTACCCCTACAACAGTACTCCCTACCCCTACAACAGTACTCCTTACCCCTACAAAAGTACTCCCTACCCCTACAACAGTAATCCCTACCCCTACAACAGTACTCCCTACCCCTACAACAGTTCTCCCTACCCCTACAACAGTAATCCCTACCCCTACAACAGTACTCCCTACCCCTACAACAGTTCTCCCTACCCCTACAACAGTACTCCCTACCCCTACAACAGTACGCCCTACCCCTACAACAGTACTCTCTACCCCTACAACAGTACTCTCTACCCCTACAACAGTACTCCCTACCCCTATAACAGTATTCCCTACTCATATAACAGTACTCCCTACCCCTACAACAGTACTCCCTACCCCTACAACAGTACTCCCTACCGCTACAACAGTACTCCCAGCTCCTACAACAGTACTCCCTACCGCTACAACAGTACTCCCTTCCCCTACAACAGTACTCCCTACCCCTACAACAGTACTCCCTACCCCTATAACAGTACCCCCTACCCCTATAACAGTACTTCCTAA